From the genome of Papaver somniferum cultivar HN1 chromosome 2, ASM357369v1, whole genome shotgun sequence, one region includes:
- the LOC113350667 gene encoding uncharacterized protein LOC113350667 translates to MVNLTKLEFAGLDISENNYIFWALDAELHLEAKGLGHTITEGNNASNQDRATALIFLRHHLHDDLKREYLTVKDPFILWNCLKKRFDHLKLVVLPKARNDWLNLRLQDFRSVAAYNSALFKITSTLKLCGENVTDEQMLEKTFTTFHASNVLLQQQYRERKFTEYSELISCLLIAEQNNELLLRNHETRPVGSAAVPEAHAATHFRRGNNHGNKGKHGNGKGNQRGGHKNERGKGVRYQPYQRPLKIAEPKEPKQEKGKGSSSQPPQKSVCYRCGLTDHWQRTCRTQEHFVRLYQASLKRPAEDIEANLIEATAPSTSDTHLDVSDYLVDLESGEPSQFSFDEL, encoded by the coding sequence ATGGTAAATCTAACGAAACTCGAATTCGCAGGTCTTGACATCTCAGaaaataattatattttttgGGCACTTGATGCCGAGCTTCATTTGGAAGCTAAAGGCCTCGGACATACTATTACGGAAGGAAACAACGCGTCCAACCAGGACCGCGCTACGGCTCTAATTTTCCTTCGCCATCATCTCCATGATGATTTAAAAAGGGAATATTTGACAGTTAAAGATCCATTTATTTTATGGAACTGTCTGAAAAAACGGTTTGACCACCTGAAGTTGGTCGTACTTCCAAAAGCTCGGAATGATTGGTTGAACTTGCGGCTGCAAGATTTTCGATCAGTGGCAGCTTATAATTCTGCTCTATTTAAAATTACCTCGACATTAAAATTGTGCGGGGAAAATGTCACTGACGAACAAATGTTAGAGAAAACATTTACAACTTTTCATGCCTCGAATGTGCTCCTGCAGCAGCAATATCGAGAGcgtaaatttacagaatattccgAGCTAATTTCCTGTTTGTTGATTGCAGAGCAGAATAATGAGCTTTTGTTAAGAAACCATGAAACTCGTCCTGTTGGTTCCGCAGCGGTGCCTGAAGCACACGCTGCTACACATTTTAGACGAGGAAATAATCATGGTAACAAAGGAAAACATGGAAATGGTAAAGGAAACCAACGTGGGGGCCACAAAAATGAACGAGGAAAGGGTGTCCGTTACCAGCCGTACCAACGGCCGCTAAAAATTGCGGAACCAAAGGAACCGAAGCAAGAAAAGGGAAAGGGTTCTTCTAGTCAACCTCCTCAGAAAAGTGTTTGCTATCGGTGTGGCTTAACTGATCACTGGCAGCGTACCTGTCGTACGCAAGAACATTTTGTTAGGCTCTATCAGGCGTCCCTGAAGCGACCTGCCGAAGACATAGAAGCAAATTTAATTGAAGCCACTGCCCCCAGTACCAGTGATACCCACTTGGATGTATCTGATTATCTCGTCGACCTTGAAAGTGGCGAGCCTAGTCAGTTTTCTTTTGATGAGCTGTAG